GGAAAATTCTTGCTTAAACAAGCTAGTGATACTTTCCTGGTTTTGCTGTatgtattaaattaattattaactatCATTATACACAGGTTCATCCCTTTACATAACTTTCTCGGGTGTTTAATAAGAGTCAAAACTCTAGTTGATTGATTAGAAAACATTACCTTGAAGCCACACGAACATTATATTCCTTTCCAGGATGATAAAATTCAGCAAGACCCCAATCTATCAAGCGAAGTTTTCGCAATTCATGATCTATCATAACATTGTGTGGTTTGACATCTCTATGCATTATGCCCTGAGAATGGCAGTAATCCAAGGCCTGCAATTCAAAACTACAACATTCATGTAACAAGAAAAGGTTCTCGATACATCTTTGCACAGACATATGAAGTAACAATTTTAATGATGCATAAGCAAAAACCTATACATGTCAATCATATACAAAGTTTATACAGGACTAATTCAAGAGAAAACTACACTCATTACTTTAGAGTTAAGATATATTGTTTGTCATAGAAAGACCCTAGAGTACAGCAGTCCTAGTATATCAAAAGAGGTTGAAGGATATTGTTACCTTAAGAAGCTCATATATGTAATAGCGTATGTCATAATCAGTCAAGGTTGGATACAAAACTTTAAAATCTGTACTGTTGACATACTCAAATATTAAGCTTGGAGTTTTAGAGTGCTGATCTCTGACAATGTCAAGAAGCTTGACAATATTAGGGCCCCCACAAAGGTTCTGAAGTATTTTTATCTCTCTTTTAATCTGCAAAATAATGTTTAAACTCATAAGTTAATACAAATGATTAGCGTTGTACATAAAACTGCAcacaacaaaaaatgaaaaattaaagcTAGAACAAGACTTCAACTACGTCTTAATGCATTTACAAGGGCTTTGTGGAATATGGAAGATATATATTATTGAATCCAAAATTGAGTAGCCTTTCCAATTCAAACAATTGGAATCAAATGTGTCTTTGTTCATGGCCTTATTGATTCATATCACCAACTGGAACGGTGGTGTCTAGCTAGCAGAATTTGACTTGGACAATTCCCacatgaaatttcaaaaataGGGTTTGCAGAATCTGTTTGCAGCTAACACAAGAACCACAACATTGCCTACTTGGCTTAATGCATACATTTTTTATTCTTTCATTAAAAAGGAAATTAGACTATGTCTTATGATGAACTTGTTactttttcttttagaaaaaaaTGTTAACACAGCTGATATTCTGCAAAGTGGTCCAGTTGTTAGAAATTTGTGTGTAAATAATAGTATTATTTGTGCAGCAAATTTCAAGAGAAAATGATCCCAACAAAGCACCTCAAGCTGGTTTATTCAGTCTTCAGGTCATACGAGAAAAACCAAAAGCACATCAATCTAACAACAAATAAAAAGTTCACCTTCTTTTTCTTGACAGGCTTGAGAATCTTGATAACACATCGCTCATTGCTGTTAACATTTACCCCTTCAAACACCTCACTATATTTCCCCCTTCCCACTTTCCGTACAACCTCGTAATCATCTTGATCACTGAAAGATCACACATAACATTAACGAATAATATTATCAAAACGAAAAATCCTAAACCACAGAATTTACAATACTTTCACATTAACCTCACAAAAATTAGACCTAATACAATTAATGAATAATATCATATGAATCCACATACAGAAAACTGCAGGGCAATAGATGCAATCAAAATGATTTAACAAATATAGCATAATTTCGTATCCTTCGTTTATAATTCACAAAGAAACATTACAaaaattgacctaaatatttccACACCTCAATAAACTCAAAAAGAAAACCTAACGAAACAGCAAATAGAATCTCAGAAACCAAAATCGCGCACGAATTCCTAACCTAATCGATTTCGTAAACCAAATCGAAGCAAACGATACAAACGAAAACGAGATTCGAAAAGAACgaaaaacaaattagggtttgtaaGATTACCCCCATTGAACAGTGAGAGATTCATAATCCCAATACTCTTTGGGACGAACAACATTGACATCGGTGTAGACGCGAGCTTTGGACATTTCTTTGGGATTGAAATCTGAGATCTGAGCTTTGTGGTGGTGATGATAAACGATAGTGGTGGTATTAGATTCGATGGATTGGTTAGGGGTGCGCAGGTTAGGAGGTTGCGCAACCGGCGTACGTAAGGAGAGAATGGTGCACACTAGCAAGAAGCGGAGGAGTAGTGTTTGCTGGAGATTCGTGCGCATATTTAACGCGTGTATTATTGGGATAATTAGACATGCTTTTTTACattctttttttaatcaaaaaatatacgtaataaatttaaaataaggtCAAAATAATAACACTACCGAATTTAGAATGAGTTTTGAGATTTTGAGATTTTGCGAATCATCATATTCATTGTCTCTGATTCCACAaagcacttaatttttttttgagatg
Above is a genomic segment from Vicia villosa cultivar HV-30 ecotype Madison, WI unplaced genomic scaffold, Vvil1.0 ctg.000082F_1_1_2_unsc, whole genome shotgun sequence containing:
- the LOC131623841 gene encoding casein kinase II subunit alpha-2 — encoded protein: MRTNLQQTLLLRFLLVCTILSLRTPVAQPPNLRTPNQSIESNTTTIVYHHHHKAQISDFNPKEMSKARVYTDVNVVRPKEYWDYESLTVQWGDQDDYEVVRKVGRGKYSEVFEGVNVNSNERCVIKILKPVKKKKIKREIKILQNLCGGPNIVKLLDIVRDQHSKTPSLIFEYVNSTDFKVLYPTLTDYDIRYYIYELLKALDYCHSQGIMHRDVKPHNVMIDHELRKLRLIDWGLAEFYHPGKEYNVRVASRYFKGPELLVDLQDYDYSLDMWSLGCMFAGMIFRKEPFFYGHDNHDQLVKIAKVLGTDELSAYLNKYHLELDPQLDALVGRHSRKPWSKFINADNQHLVSPEAIDFLDKLLRYDHQDRLTAREAMAHPYFSQVRAAESSRMRT